AGCCGGTCGAGCAGATAGCCCAGCCCCGCCATGATTCCGATCGAGATCGGCAACGCCAGCCAGAACGGCAAGCCCATGTATTCGGTATTGGTCAGCCCGATGGTGACAAACGCGCCCAGCATCATGAAATCGCCCTGCGCGAAGTTCACGGACTCGGTCGCCTTGTAGATCAGCACGAAGCCAAGCGCGATCAGGCCATAGACGCAGCCGTTCGCCAGCCCGCTGATCAGCAGCTGTACGTTATCCAAGTTTTCCTCCCTGCACCGGTTTTCCGGCGTCCTTTACGGCGCCCCGGCCCGCGCATCGGGCCGGGGGCTTGGCCCTCACTATGGCGTGATCATCACCTTTCCGTCAGTCTTTTTCAGAGCTTCGGCCAATCCTGACACAACGTCACGAAGTGGAAGGTGGCCGGAAACATCTGTTTTCCAGCGCCCGTCGGCAAAGCGCGCCTGCACCTCGGCCACTACGCGGCCCTGATCGGCGGGCGGCGTGGTCATCATCCATTGGGTGAGCCAGAAGCCCTCGATTCGCTTGCCCATGAAAATCAGCTGCCCCATCTGGGTCAGCACCGGCAATTCGGCGTCGAGCTTGCCATAAGACACCCAGCGCGCGCCGTTGGGCATGGCGGTAAAGATACGCTCGGAGGTCTGGTCAGACACCGCATCCAGGAACACGCGCGGTTTCAGCGCCCGGCTGATGGTGGCGAATTTCTGCCCCATCTCGGGGTCCGAGGTTACCAGAACCTCGGCCGCGCCCAATGCCTTGAGCGGTTCGACCGCCTCGGCCCGGCGCACCAGCGCGATGGGTTTCAGGCCCAGATCGCGCCCCAGCGACACCATCAGCTTGCCCAGCTGGCTGGTGGCGGCGGACACCACGAACGCCTCACCTTCGGAGCGCGCGATATCGACCATGGCCATCGCCGTCAGCGGGTTGACGATCTGCGCCGAGCCATCCTCGTCGCTGATATCGGGGCGCAGTGGAATGCACATCTGCGCCTTGGTCAGCACATATTCGGCCCAGGCGCCGGAACTGGCGGCGACAAAGGCGACGCGCTGGCCCACCAGCCCCTCGGCCCCGGCACCCGCCGCGACCACGTCGCCGCAGCCCTCGAACCCGGCAGGCGCGCCCTTGACGCGCGGCTGGCCGTACTCACCCTTGATGAAATGCAGGTCCGAAGGGTTGACCGAGGCCATGCGCAGCCGGATCAGCGCCTCGCCGGGGCCGGGTTGGGGCACCGCGATCTCGCCCGGTTCCAGCCAGTCGGCGGCGTCCGCGATGGCCGGGCCGGTGGCCTTGCCGGAATACCCGTCGCCGGTCTGCAAGACGGCGAACATGGTGGAGGGGATATCTGTCATTTTCGTCCTCGATTGGGATCAGGAGGGATGGGCCCGCAGGCCCTGCATGGCGAAGCGCACGATCTCTTCGACGATGGCTTCGTATTTCTGTGGCGTGTCGCAGGCGCGCGGGCGGAACCAGGCCACCGGCCCGTTCAGCGCGCTCATGAAGGTCTGCACCGTGATCGCCGGGTCGGGACCGGCGCGCAGGCTGCCCTCGGCCAGGCCCATGGCCAGCAACTCGCGGAACCGCGCCTCATAGGCATCGCGGCGCGCGATATGCTGGGCCAGCGATTCCTTCTGGAACTCGGTCGTGGTGGTATAGCGGCGCATCAGCAGCCCGTCCTTCAGCACCAGCATGAAGGAATGGTGGAGCAGCATCGCCCGCACATGGCCGCGCGCCATCACCTCGATCCGGTCGAGCACCGGCAGATCGGCGTGATAACCGGGGTCGGTGGCCTGAAAGACCAGGTCCATGCCCCGGTCGCGCACCGCGTTGAACAGGTCCATCTTCGACGGGAAATAGTGATAGACCCGTCCCTTGGTCGCGCCCAGATGGCGCGCCACCGTATCGATCGAGGTGGCATCGAATCCCCGGCTCTGGAAACATTCGGCGGCGGCGTCGAGCAATTCCTCGTAACGTTCGCTGCGGCTGGGGCTGTTGGTGATGGTATCGCTCACGGGGCTTAGGCCTTTGGCTGTCTGCGGCGGGAAACATACTCTTGGGTATGCAAGATACATACTCGCGGGTATGGATCAATCCGACACTTGCGTGACGTGGCGGCAGAGGTGCGAATGTGGGGCAGGGCGCAGGCGGGTTGTCCAGAGCGCGCGCCGCGCTATCGTGATCGAGGTGACCGGTTGGCACTCATGGGAGAGAGCGCATGCAAACAGGAACGGGGCCCCGATACCAGCCCCGGCAAGTGAGCGATCTTGGCATCCGTTCGGTCGGACCGGTCCGGTTCAAGATTTGGGGCCTGTGCGCGGCAGGGCGCGACGTGGCGGAGGAGGACCTCGCCTGTGCTCAACACTTTCTGTCCGATGCGGTTCTGCCGGCGGTCGCGGCACAGGGCGACAGCGACGATCTGGGCTTTGTCATCGTGCACCCGGGAT
The window above is part of the Ruegeria pomeroyi DSS-3 genome. Proteins encoded here:
- a CDS encoding TetR/AcrR family transcriptional regulator, with amino-acid sequence MSDTITNSPSRSERYEELLDAAAECFQSRGFDATSIDTVARHLGATKGRVYHYFPSKMDLFNAVRDRGMDLVFQATDPGYHADLPVLDRIEVMARGHVRAMLLHHSFMLVLKDGLLMRRYTTTTEFQKESLAQHIARRDAYEARFRELLAMGLAEGSLRAGPDPAITVQTFMSALNGPVAWFRPRACDTPQKYEAIVEEIVRFAMQGLRAHPS
- a CDS encoding zinc-binding dehydrogenase, with the translated sequence MTDIPSTMFAVLQTGDGYSGKATGPAIADAADWLEPGEIAVPQPGPGEALIRLRMASVNPSDLHFIKGEYGQPRVKGAPAGFEGCGDVVAAGAGAEGLVGQRVAFVAASSGAWAEYVLTKAQMCIPLRPDISDEDGSAQIVNPLTAMAMVDIARSEGEAFVVSAATSQLGKLMVSLGRDLGLKPIALVRRAEAVEPLKALGAAEVLVTSDPEMGQKFATISRALKPRVFLDAVSDQTSERIFTAMPNGARWVSYGKLDAELPVLTQMGQLIFMGKRIEGFWLTQWMMTTPPADQGRVVAEVQARFADGRWKTDVSGHLPLRDVVSGLAEALKKTDGKVMITP